A portion of the Bifidobacteriaceae bacterium genome contains these proteins:
- the ispF gene encoding 2-C-methyl-D-erythritol 2,4-cyclodiphosphate synthase, protein MALRVGQGFDAHRFADPGVGEPRPLRLALLEWPDEPALAGHSDGDVAAHALVDALGAAAGLGDIGHLFGTDRPEYAGAASAEFLTETVRLVRRAGFAIESASVQVIGNHPRLAGRRREAEDGIGQILGAPVSVTATTTDTMGFTGRGEGLAALAVCLLRAPAGAAADGQAQ, encoded by the coding sequence GTGGCTTTGCGGGTCGGCCAGGGGTTTGACGCCCACCGTTTCGCCGACCCAGGCGTCGGGGAGCCGCGACCGTTGCGCCTGGCCCTGCTCGAATGGCCGGACGAACCGGCCCTCGCGGGGCATTCGGACGGCGACGTGGCGGCCCACGCGCTGGTGGACGCCTTGGGGGCGGCGGCCGGGCTGGGCGACATCGGGCACCTCTTCGGAACCGACCGACCCGAATACGCGGGCGCGGCATCGGCCGAATTCCTGACCGAAACCGTCAGGTTGGTTCGGCGGGCCGGCTTTGCGATTGAGAGCGCAAGCGTCCAGGTGATAGGCAACCACCCGCGACTCGCGGGCCGGCGCCGGGAGGCGGAAGACGGCATCGGGCAAATTCTGGGGGCGCCCGTGAGCGTGACGGCCACCACAACGGACACGATGGGGTTCACCGGCCGCGGCGAGGGGCTGGCGGCGTTGGCCGTCTGCCTGCTGCGGGCGCCCGCCGGCGCCGCGGCGGACGGTCAGGCCCAGTAA
- a CDS encoding acetylxylan esterase has product MLRDLPLEELRSYQSQTREPDDFDVFWEVALHESRADGGRPVPERVELDLHGVEVFDVTFSGFSGEPVKAWLRLPVSGSGSGLVSGSGVPDAVRPPACVVQFGGYGGGRSWPLDDLVWPALGFAQFRMDTRGQGATWAPGDTPDPHGSGPMTPGFVTKGVMAPETYYYARLFTDAARAVDAAAELELVDPSRIGVFGRSQGGGAALAAAALVPGLVRAAVVLSPFMVDVMRGVDVTDQGAYQEIATYLAVRPADEASVRRTLSYVDGVNFARRCRAPAHFATGLADDLTPASTVFGAYNAYAGPKDIQVWPFAGHEGGASEDLLQAAEFFRRHLPETGTVPISPAK; this is encoded by the coding sequence ATGCTGCGTGATCTGCCCTTGGAGGAGTTGCGGTCCTACCAGTCCCAAACGCGCGAGCCGGACGATTTCGACGTGTTTTGGGAGGTCGCCCTGCACGAGTCGCGGGCGGACGGGGGCAGGCCCGTCCCGGAACGGGTCGAGTTGGACTTGCACGGCGTGGAGGTTTTTGACGTCACGTTTTCAGGTTTCAGCGGCGAGCCGGTGAAGGCCTGGCTGCGGTTGCCTGTTTCGGGTTCGGGTTCGGGTCTGGTTTCGGGTTCGGGGGTGCCCGATGCCGTCCGCCCGCCCGCCTGCGTTGTCCAGTTCGGGGGTTACGGCGGCGGGCGAAGCTGGCCGCTTGACGACCTGGTGTGGCCCGCGCTCGGGTTTGCCCAGTTCCGGATGGACACGCGGGGCCAGGGCGCCACGTGGGCGCCGGGCGACACCCCGGACCCGCACGGCTCCGGCCCCATGACGCCGGGGTTTGTGACCAAAGGCGTGATGGCGCCCGAGACCTACTATTACGCGCGTCTGTTCACCGACGCGGCGCGGGCGGTGGACGCCGCCGCCGAGTTGGAACTGGTCGACCCGTCCCGCATCGGCGTGTTCGGGCGTTCGCAGGGCGGCGGCGCGGCCCTCGCCGCGGCGGCCCTGGTGCCCGGCCTGGTCCGCGCGGCGGTGGTGCTGAGTCCGTTCATGGTGGACGTGATGCGCGGCGTGGACGTCACCGACCAGGGGGCGTACCAGGAAATCGCCACCTACCTGGCTGTGCGTCCGGCCGACGAGGCCTCGGTCCGGCGCACCTTGTCTTATGTGGACGGGGTCAACTTCGCCCGCCGGTGCCGGGCCCCGGCCCACTTCGCCACGGGCTTGGCGGATGATCTCACGCCCGCCTCGACGGTGTTCGGCGCCTACAACGCCTACGCGGGCCCCAAAGACATCCAGGTCTGGCCTTTCGCGGGCCACGAGGGCGGCGCGAGCGAAGACCTGCTCCAAGCGGCGGAGTTCTTCCGCCGCCACCTGCCGGAAACGGGGACGGTACCTATTTCGCCAGCGAAATAG
- the cysS gene encoding cysteine--tRNA ligase, protein MSLSLHDSATGTVRPFEPLTPGYVGIYQCGATVQDAPHIGHLRPAVVFDILRRWLERAGNKVRFIRNVTDIDDKILNKAAQAGEPWWAWAGHWERAFTAAYDALGVRPPTYEPRATGVVPDMIEFIDRLIARGHAYTGRPGNVYFDVRSYPDYGSLTHQRLEDLVSAEDEPEADDKRDPHDFALWKAVKPTEPLDASWDTPWGRGRPGWHLECSTMSLRYLGETFDIHGGGIDLRFPHHENEQAQSRAAGYGFARYWVHNAFITQAGTKMSKSLGNTLLASELLKQADPIVIRYVLTAAHYRSTLEFSDSTLAEASAAYERIIGFIRRAGERVGSGQPVVDVPLPGAFVAAMDDDLGTTVALAQVHDAVRRGNTALSDYQDDEALAALLEVRAMLAALGMDPLAAPWTESAASAKAESALAALVEGQLEARAAARAARDFAVADAIRDRLAAAGIQVEDSPAGPRWELSLGG, encoded by the coding sequence ATGAGCCTTTCGCTGCACGATTCCGCCACCGGCACCGTCCGGCCGTTTGAACCACTCACCCCCGGCTATGTGGGCATCTACCAGTGCGGGGCGACGGTCCAGGACGCCCCCCACATTGGGCATTTGCGGCCGGCCGTCGTCTTCGACATCTTGCGGCGCTGGCTGGAGCGGGCCGGCAACAAGGTGCGGTTCATCCGCAACGTCACCGACATTGACGACAAGATCTTGAACAAGGCCGCCCAGGCGGGGGAGCCATGGTGGGCGTGGGCCGGTCACTGGGAGCGGGCGTTCACGGCCGCCTACGACGCGTTGGGCGTGCGGCCGCCCACCTACGAACCGCGGGCCACCGGGGTGGTGCCGGACATGATCGAGTTCATCGACCGGCTGATCGCGCGCGGCCACGCCTACACGGGCCGTCCCGGCAACGTCTACTTCGACGTGCGCTCCTACCCGGATTACGGGTCGCTGACCCATCAGCGGCTGGAGGACCTCGTTTCGGCCGAGGACGAACCGGAGGCGGACGACAAACGCGACCCGCATGATTTCGCATTGTGGAAGGCTGTCAAGCCGACCGAGCCGCTCGACGCGTCCTGGGACACGCCGTGGGGCCGGGGCCGGCCGGGTTGGCACCTAGAGTGCTCCACCATGTCGCTGCGCTACCTGGGCGAGACGTTCGACATCCACGGCGGCGGGATCGATCTGCGGTTCCCGCATCATGAGAACGAGCAGGCGCAGTCCCGCGCCGCCGGCTACGGCTTTGCCCGCTACTGGGTCCACAACGCCTTCATCACCCAGGCCGGGACCAAGATGTCGAAGTCGCTCGGCAACACCCTGTTGGCCTCTGAACTGCTGAAACAGGCTGATCCGATTGTGATCCGCTACGTCTTGACGGCGGCGCATTACCGGTCCACTTTGGAGTTTTCCGATTCGACTTTGGCGGAGGCGTCCGCCGCCTATGAGCGGATCATCGGCTTCATCCGGCGGGCCGGCGAACGGGTCGGGTCCGGCCAGCCGGTCGTGGACGTGCCCTTGCCCGGCGCCTTTGTGGCCGCGATGGACGACGACTTGGGGACCACGGTCGCCTTGGCCCAGGTTCACGATGCCGTCCGGCGGGGCAACACCGCCTTGTCGGATTACCAGGACGACGAGGCGTTGGCGGCGTTGCTTGAGGTCAGGGCCATGCTGGCGGCGCTGGGCATGGATCCTTTGGCGGCGCCTTGGACGGAATCCGCCGCGTCCGCGAAGGCCGAATCGGCCCTGGCCGCCTTGGTCGAGGGGCAGTTGGAGGCCCGCGCCGCCGCCCGCGCCGCCCGCGATTTCGCGGTCGCGGACGCCATCCGGGACCGCCTGGCGGCCGCAGGCATCCAAGTGGAGGACTCCCCGGCGGGCCCCCGGTGGGAGTTGTCCTTAGGCGGCTAA
- a CDS encoding CarD family transcriptional regulator: MAFAVGETVVYPHHGAALIEEISTRTIRGEEKLYLKLRVTQGDLTIEVPADNVELVGVRDVVGRDGLERVFEVLRADVREEPTNWSRRYKANVEKIASGDVIKVSEVVRDLSRRDSDRGLSAGEKRMLARARQILVSELALAESIDEEVAEGRLDEILAAAIGAGPQAAVDAE; the protein is encoded by the coding sequence ATGGCATTTGCAGTTGGAGAGACCGTGGTGTATCCGCACCACGGCGCCGCGCTCATCGAGGAAATCAGCACCCGCACCATTCGGGGCGAGGAGAAGCTGTACCTCAAATTGCGCGTCACTCAGGGCGACCTGACAATCGAGGTTCCGGCGGACAACGTCGAGTTGGTCGGCGTGCGAGACGTGGTTGGACGCGACGGGTTGGAGCGCGTCTTCGAAGTGCTTCGGGCCGACGTCAGGGAGGAGCCGACCAACTGGTCGCGGCGCTACAAGGCGAACGTTGAGAAGATCGCCTCGGGCGATGTGATCAAGGTGTCGGAAGTGGTGCGGGACTTGTCGCGACGCGACTCGGACCGGGGGCTGAGCGCCGGCGAGAAACGGATGCTCGCCCGCGCCCGGCAGATCCTGGTCTCTGAGCTGGCGTTGGCGGAAAGCATTGACGAGGAGGTGGCCGAGGGCCGCCTTGACGAGATCCTGGCCGCCGCCATTGGCGCCGGCCCCCAGGCCGCAGTCGACGCGGAATAA
- a CDS encoding thiamine pyrophosphate-binding protein translates to MSATSAAGPTGGEVAIATLRCLGARRVFGLPGQHALGLFDALRRSDLPYTGFKLENNAVFAADGFARETGRVTPAIVSAGPGALMTLPGLQEAAAACSPVLLMAAQVPTTALGGRHGYLHQLSDQAASFAPVVKGVFQIRAPEQVETLLREAWRLAATPPWGPVYVELPDDVQRAAAPGSAGFGAGSAPACGAASGAGFGAAANSHGNAAGGLRAGEQHGGGHGTAASHAAGVAESGPEQHEPSGGAGAAAFAAAAQALAGAATPRILAGGGVVRAGAGPALRDLAELLAAPVVTTFGGRAAFAGDHPLSAGGWIEDLATTEFLEQADVLLAVGTGLGELSTNYFRLRPRGTLIHLDADPAVVGANYPAISLVADARAGLEGLTAALSEAGVAKRDPAGARALVAGLADGIGQRLDGQDLELERGLLAAVRAATPEAASTFWDMTTLAYWAWNAWDARGGGFENAQCGGLGFALPAAIGAALATGRPTLAVSGDGGGLYSVAELTTLAASGAPVTWLIIDDSGYGVLRGYMEDAYGGAFGTDFEPFDYLAAAARMGIETREATAANLAEALTFDSGRPLAVRLRQCVGLFAPTHLGRAGAHRPLLAG, encoded by the coding sequence GTGAGCGCGACGTCCGCCGCCGGCCCGACCGGCGGGGAGGTGGCGATCGCCACGCTGAGGTGCTTGGGGGCGCGGAGGGTCTTTGGGCTGCCGGGCCAGCACGCGCTCGGGCTTTTCGACGCCCTGCGCCGCTCGGATCTCCCTTACACGGGCTTCAAACTGGAGAACAACGCGGTCTTCGCCGCCGACGGCTTCGCCCGCGAAACCGGGCGGGTGACCCCGGCGATCGTGTCGGCGGGGCCGGGCGCCTTGATGACCCTGCCCGGCCTGCAAGAGGCGGCGGCCGCCTGTTCGCCGGTGCTGCTCATGGCCGCCCAGGTTCCCACCACCGCGCTGGGCGGGCGCCACGGCTACCTGCACCAGCTGTCCGACCAGGCGGCGAGCTTCGCGCCGGTGGTTAAAGGCGTCTTCCAGATCCGGGCGCCCGAACAGGTCGAGACGCTATTGCGGGAGGCCTGGCGGTTGGCCGCCACGCCGCCGTGGGGTCCGGTTTACGTCGAATTGCCCGATGACGTGCAGCGCGCCGCCGCCCCCGGTTCCGCCGGGTTTGGGGCTGGCTCCGCGCCGGCCTGCGGTGCGGCCTCAGGGGCGGGGTTTGGCGCCGCCGCGAATTCGCATGGAAACGCTGCGGGTGGACTGCGGGCAGGCGAACAGCACGGCGGCGGACACGGAACTGCGGCCTCCCATGCGGCCGGGGTCGCCGAATCCGGTCCCGAGCAGCATGAACCGAGCGGCGGCGCTGGCGCCGCCGCCTTCGCGGCGGCCGCGCAGGCGTTGGCCGGTGCGGCGACGCCGCGGATTCTGGCTGGCGGGGGCGTGGTCAGGGCCGGGGCCGGGCCGGCCCTGCGGGACTTGGCCGAGTTGTTGGCCGCGCCGGTGGTGACCACCTTTGGCGGGCGGGCGGCGTTCGCCGGGGACCATCCGCTGAGCGCGGGCGGCTGGATCGAGGACCTGGCCACCACGGAGTTTCTAGAGCAGGCGGACGTGCTGCTGGCCGTCGGGACGGGCCTGGGGGAGTTGTCCACCAACTATTTCCGGCTGCGGCCACGGGGGACGCTGATCCATTTGGACGCCGACCCGGCGGTGGTCGGCGCGAACTATCCGGCGATCAGCCTGGTGGCGGACGCGCGCGCGGGGCTGGAGGGGCTGACGGCGGCGCTGAGCGAGGCGGGCGTGGCCAAGCGCGACCCGGCTGGGGCCCGTGCGCTGGTGGCGGGGCTGGCGGACGGCATCGGGCAACGGCTGGACGGCCAAGACCTGGAACTGGAACGGGGGCTGCTGGCGGCGGTGCGGGCCGCCACGCCGGAGGCGGCCTCGACGTTTTGGGACATGACGACCCTGGCCTACTGGGCCTGGAACGCTTGGGACGCGCGAGGCGGCGGGTTCGAGAACGCGCAGTGCGGGGGCCTGGGGTTCGCCTTGCCGGCGGCGATCGGGGCGGCTTTGGCGACGGGGCGGCCCACGTTGGCGGTCAGCGGCGACGGCGGCGGGCTCTACTCCGTGGCCGAACTGACCACCCTGGCGGCCAGCGGCGCGCCGGTGACCTGGCTGATCATTGACGACTCGGGGTATGGCGTGTTGCGCGGCTACATGGAGGACGCGTACGGCGGGGCGTTCGGAACCGACTTCGAGCCTTTCGACTACCTGGCGGCCGCCGCCCGCATGGGGATTGAGACGCGGGAGGCGACGGCCGCAAACCTGGCCGAGGCGCTGACTTTCGATTCGGGCCGGCCGTTGGCGGTGCGGCTGCGCCAGTGTGTGGGGCTGTTCGCGCCGACCCACCTGGGGCGGGCGGGCGCCCACCGGCCGCTGCTCGCCGGTTGA
- a CDS encoding Lsr2 family protein codes for MAQRVQVLLVDDLDGSDATETVTFGLDGVNYEIDLSADHAGELRKGLAKWVESARRVPARGAKAGRAATRATTRPRRPAANGDIAKIRAWAREQSLEVSDRGRIPAPIREAYYAAHREG; via the coding sequence ATGGCACAGCGTGTCCAAGTTCTCTTGGTCGACGACCTCGACGGGTCTGACGCGACCGAAACAGTCACATTCGGACTCGACGGAGTCAACTATGAGATCGATTTGAGCGCCGACCATGCCGGCGAGCTTCGGAAAGGTCTGGCGAAGTGGGTTGAGTCCGCGCGCCGGGTCCCCGCCCGCGGCGCCAAGGCAGGCCGCGCCGCAACCCGCGCGACCACTCGTCCGCGCCGTCCCGCCGCCAATGGCGACATTGCCAAGATCCGCGCCTGGGCGCGCGAGCAAAGCCTCGAGGTTTCCGACCGGGGCCGCATTCCGGCGCCGATCCGGGAAGCCTATTACGCCGCCCACCGGGAGGGCTGA
- a CDS encoding phosphoglyceromutase, whose translation MTYKLVLLRHGESEWNAKNLFTGWVDVPLSEKGRAEAIRGGELLTGAGVLPDVLHTSLLRRAIVTAELALDAADRLWIPVKRSWRLNERHYGALQGKNKTQIRDEYGEEQFMIWRRSYDTPPPEIELGSQYSQDGDPRYAGAPLVRTEALKDVLVRALPYWQEAIVPDLVEGKTVLVAAHGNSLRALVKHLDGISDAAIAGLNIPTGIPLVYDLDHDLKPVKAGGTYLDPEAAKAAIAAVANQGKA comes from the coding sequence ATGACGTACAAGCTTGTCCTGCTCCGCCACGGCGAAAGCGAATGGAACGCCAAGAATCTATTCACCGGCTGGGTCGACGTGCCCCTGTCGGAGAAAGGGCGCGCAGAAGCCATTCGCGGAGGCGAACTGTTGACCGGCGCGGGAGTGTTGCCAGATGTTTTGCACACTTCTTTGTTGCGCCGAGCCATCGTCACCGCCGAGTTGGCGCTTGACGCGGCTGATCGGCTCTGGATTCCCGTCAAGCGCTCATGGCGGCTGAACGAGCGTCACTACGGCGCGCTGCAGGGCAAGAACAAGACCCAAATCCGCGACGAATACGGCGAAGAGCAGTTCATGATTTGGCGGCGTTCCTATGACACGCCGCCCCCGGAAATCGAACTGGGATCGCAATATTCCCAAGACGGCGACCCGCGCTACGCGGGCGCGCCGCTGGTGCGGACCGAAGCCCTCAAGGACGTGCTGGTCCGGGCGCTGCCATATTGGCAGGAGGCGATCGTGCCGGACCTGGTGGAAGGCAAGACGGTTCTGGTCGCGGCCCACGGCAACTCGTTGCGGGCTTTGGTCAAGCACCTCGACGGGATTTCGGACGCGGCTATTGCCGGCTTGAATATCCCAACAGGCATTCCCTTGGTCTACGACCTAGACCACGATCTGAAGCCGGTCAAGGCCGGCGGCACTTACCTGGACCCGGAGGCCGCCAAGGCCGCCATTGCCGCGGTAGCCAACCAAGGCAAAGCCTGA
- a CDS encoding DUF1648 domain-containing protein: MTRILWVVGLVGAPLILGLVLARYPSAPAEMPTHYNLAGEADGWGPKWVLVIILAVLVVLVEGLGWLARRPQWFNYPFEITPVNAQAVYRAGERMMVWLNLALLAVLAGVAMTYFDLANVGTGVAVSAGLTAGIVLPPVGIGLMVRAANRAKATYNLSGP; the protein is encoded by the coding sequence GTGACGCGGATTTTGTGGGTGGTCGGGCTGGTCGGGGCGCCGTTGATTCTGGGCCTGGTCCTGGCGCGGTACCCGTCCGCGCCGGCGGAGATGCCGACCCACTACAACCTTGCCGGCGAGGCGGACGGCTGGGGCCCCAAGTGGGTGCTCGTAATAATTCTGGCGGTGCTTGTGGTGCTGGTCGAGGGGCTCGGCTGGCTCGCCCGCCGTCCGCAGTGGTTCAACTACCCGTTTGAGATCACCCCCGTCAATGCGCAGGCCGTGTACCGCGCGGGCGAACGGATGATGGTGTGGCTGAACCTGGCGCTGCTGGCCGTCCTGGCCGGAGTCGCCATGACGTACTTCGACTTGGCCAACGTGGGCACAGGGGTGGCTGTGTCCGCCGGGCTGACGGCGGGAATTGTGCTGCCGCCAGTCGGGATTGGCCTGATGGTGCGCGCCGCCAACCGCGCCAAGGCGACATACAACCTGTCGGGTCCGTGA